One window of Dyadobacter sandarakinus genomic DNA carries:
- a CDS encoding cation:proton antiporter: MKNLRNLFFYIITIGVFSTLLYFFMQQGQNLESPALAASSKDPGTSSWEQFWDTFRHGLSHPLAILLLQIITIILIARIFGFLCRKIGQPSVVGEIAAGIFLGPSLAGMYFPQVSAFLFPAQSLGNLQFLSQIGLILFMFIIGMELDLKTLKSKAEEAVVISHASIILPFSLGVGLALMIYQRFAPAGINFLSFALFIGIALSITAFPVLARIVQERGLSRTRLGTMVITCAATDDITAWCILAAVIAIVKAGSFLSSLYTIALAVVYVVIMLKLVRPFLKRIGDHYAYREGLTKPVVAVFFVTLLLSSYCSEIIGIHALFGAFMAGVIMPANQNFRTIFTEKVEDVSLVLLLPLFFVFTGLRTQIGLLNDIYLWKITGLIILAAVAGKFLGSAIAARMVRQSWRDSLIIGSLMNTRGLMELVVLNIGYDIGVLSPEIFAMMVIMALATTCMTGPALDLIDRFLPQNNWESMLESAIPSRFSVLIAFASPQGGKKMLRLVYHFLQKDAESQHITALHLSPSSYLNQVNTEAYQAETFRPITEEAEHLGTTFAPLFRPSKNIDNDIIDTANSGEYDMLVIGMGRSVFEGTFLGKVLGFTSKIISRERWSDTLTGKEKFFHSDVFDEKTTHIIRSVKVPVGILIEKNLARVHRILIPVFAPADQFLLRYGQKMLLSGDAEVTIMDPSESLSQNPDVTGHLAAVQETAPERVILHYGNALDRDFLQQFDLLVMSLASWKKAVEAHSVWLSQSPSVLVIRD, from the coding sequence ATGAAAAACCTGCGCAATCTCTTTTTCTACATTATCACGATAGGGGTATTCTCAACACTTCTTTATTTTTTCATGCAGCAGGGACAAAACCTGGAAAGCCCTGCACTTGCTGCCAGCAGCAAAGACCCAGGAACCAGCTCGTGGGAGCAGTTTTGGGATACTTTCAGGCATGGTCTTTCGCACCCTCTCGCCATTCTTCTGCTGCAAATCATCACTATCATCCTCATCGCGAGGATTTTCGGTTTTCTGTGCAGGAAAATCGGGCAGCCGTCGGTAGTGGGTGAGATCGCAGCAGGGATATTTCTGGGACCTTCGCTGGCGGGCATGTACTTTCCCCAGGTATCGGCTTTCCTCTTTCCAGCCCAATCGCTGGGCAATCTGCAGTTTTTGAGTCAGATTGGCCTCATCCTTTTCATGTTCATCATTGGCATGGAACTCGATCTCAAAACATTAAAAAGCAAAGCCGAGGAAGCTGTGGTGATCAGTCATGCGAGTATCATCCTGCCTTTTTCCCTGGGGGTGGGCCTGGCGCTGATGATTTATCAGCGTTTTGCACCGGCAGGCATCAACTTTCTCTCATTTGCACTCTTTATCGGTATCGCTCTGAGTATTACCGCTTTTCCCGTACTCGCGCGCATCGTTCAGGAGCGCGGGCTGTCGCGCACCCGGCTGGGAACCATGGTGATCACCTGTGCAGCCACAGACGATATTACTGCCTGGTGTATCCTGGCGGCCGTGATCGCCATCGTGAAGGCGGGATCGTTCCTGAGCTCATTGTACACCATTGCGTTGGCCGTGGTATATGTAGTGATCATGCTCAAACTGGTGCGCCCGTTCCTGAAACGCATCGGCGATCATTATGCCTACCGCGAAGGTCTTACCAAGCCGGTAGTTGCCGTGTTCTTTGTGACACTGCTGCTCTCGTCTTACTGCAGTGAGATCATCGGCATCCATGCCCTGTTCGGTGCATTCATGGCGGGTGTGATCATGCCTGCCAACCAGAATTTCAGGACCATATTTACCGAGAAAGTAGAAGACGTTTCGCTTGTACTGCTCCTGCCGCTCTTTTTTGTTTTCACCGGACTGCGCACGCAGATCGGACTGCTGAACGACATTTACCTCTGGAAAATCACCGGACTGATCATCCTCGCGGCGGTCGCAGGCAAGTTCCTCGGGAGTGCCATCGCAGCCCGTATGGTGCGGCAATCATGGCGCGACAGCCTGATCATCGGTTCGCTGATGAACACCCGCGGGCTGATGGAGCTGGTGGTACTTAACATCGGCTACGACATCGGCGTACTTTCTCCCGAGATTTTTGCAATGATGGTGATTATGGCGCTGGCTACCACTTGCATGACAGGCCCCGCACTCGACCTCATCGACCGCTTTTTACCGCAGAACAACTGGGAAAGTATGCTGGAAAGCGCCATTCCATCGCGTTTTTCAGTACTTATTGCATTTGCCAGTCCGCAGGGAGGCAAGAAAATGCTGAGGCTTGTTTATCATTTTCTGCAAAAAGACGCCGAGTCGCAGCACATAACGGCACTGCACCTCTCCCCCAGCAGCTACCTCAATCAGGTCAATACCGAGGCATATCAGGCCGAAACTTTCAGGCCGATCACCGAGGAAGCCGAGCACCTCGGTACCACATTCGCCCCGCTTTTCAGACCTTCAAAAAACATTGACAATGATATCATCGATACTGCCAACAGCGGTGAGTACGATATGCTTGTGATCGGCATGGGCAGGTCGGTTTTTGAAGGCACATTCCTGGGGAAGGTACTGGGCTTTACTTCTAAGATCATCAGCCGTGAACGCTGGTCTGATACACTCACGGGTAAGGAAAAGTTCTTTCATTCAGATGTGTTTGATGAAAAAACAACCCATATCATCCGCTCTGTAAAGGTACCGGTGGGCATACTGATCGAGAAGAACCTGGCCCGCGTACACCGCATCCTGATTCCGGTATTTGCTCCGGCAGACCAGTTCCTGCTGCGTTACGGACAGAAAATGCTGCTCTCGGGTGATGCCGAGGTGACTATTATGGACCCCTCCGAATCCCTGAGCCAGAACCCGGACGTGACGGGCCACCTCGCAGCGGTGCAGGAAACTGCCCCCGAGCGTGTGATCCTGCATTACGGCAATGCGCTGGACAGGGATTTTCTGCAGCAATTCGACCTGCTGGTGATGAGCCTTGCAAGCTGGAAAAAAGCCGTGGAGGCGCATAGCGTGTGGCTCTCGCAGTCGCCTTCGGTGCTTGTGATACGGGATTAA
- a CDS encoding mandelate racemase/muconate lactonizing enzyme family protein: MKSILKDIIAQNKQLEAAEKAAHLAEMNDPATKPSRRNFLRNSAIGGIALGSFMSMSTEDTIAQATSKVNRASKPSDLKITDLRYCIVQNVGRTPIIRIDTNQGIYGLGEVRDGADERYALSLKAHLLGHNPCNVEMLFKSIKQFGFHGRQAGGVCAVEMALWDLCGKAYGVPCWQLLGGRYRDKVRLYADTPESDDLAEFKQKIKYRTVDQGYTWLKMDVSIGMLRNVENGVVNNKFWGGGFSQWSGDYYSYANTKHPFTGIQITEKGLAEMAKVVDDVRSAVGYEIPLSTDHYGHFDMNNGIRLGKALEKYRLAWLEDMVPWEFTDQWRTISDALETPTLTGEDIYLKDGFKTLIDKRAIDIVHPDLASSGGLLETKRIGDYAEENGIAMAMHFAGTPVSFMANVHCAAATQNFLALEHHSVDVPWWESLVKTTDGRRLIDKGFANVPLDAPGLGIELNEEEVKKHLLPKDKSFFAPTPDWNDKRSHDRLWS; the protein is encoded by the coding sequence ATGAAAAGCATCTTAAAAGACATTATTGCACAGAACAAGCAACTGGAAGCAGCTGAAAAAGCAGCTCATCTTGCAGAGATGAACGATCCGGCAACAAAGCCCAGCCGCAGGAACTTCCTCCGCAATTCGGCCATCGGCGGCATTGCGCTGGGGAGCTTTATGTCCATGTCCACCGAAGACACCATTGCGCAGGCTACCAGCAAGGTGAACCGGGCGTCCAAACCTTCCGACCTGAAAATCACCGATCTACGGTATTGTATCGTACAGAATGTAGGCCGGACGCCTATTATCCGCATCGACACCAATCAGGGGATCTACGGTTTAGGCGAGGTACGCGACGGGGCCGATGAACGCTATGCGCTGAGTCTTAAAGCACATTTGCTGGGGCATAATCCGTGCAACGTGGAAATGTTATTTAAATCGATCAAACAATTCGGCTTTCACGGGCGCCAGGCCGGCGGGGTGTGCGCTGTGGAAATGGCGCTTTGGGACCTTTGCGGAAAAGCTTACGGCGTGCCCTGCTGGCAGCTGCTTGGCGGCCGCTACCGCGACAAGGTCCGGTTGTATGCCGATACCCCGGAATCTGACGATCTTGCCGAGTTTAAACAAAAAATCAAGTACCGTACAGTGGATCAGGGATATACCTGGCTCAAAATGGACGTATCCATTGGAATGCTCCGAAACGTGGAAAATGGCGTGGTAAACAACAAGTTCTGGGGTGGCGGGTTTTCACAATGGTCGGGCGACTACTACTCTTACGCCAACACCAAACACCCGTTTACCGGTATCCAGATCACAGAAAAAGGCCTTGCCGAAATGGCCAAGGTAGTAGACGATGTACGCAGCGCGGTAGGTTACGAAATACCGCTCTCTACCGACCACTATGGCCATTTTGATATGAATAACGGCATCCGGCTGGGAAAAGCACTCGAAAAATACCGCCTTGCCTGGCTGGAAGACATGGTTCCCTGGGAGTTTACAGACCAGTGGCGGACGATTTCCGACGCACTCGAAACTCCTACGCTGACCGGGGAGGATATTTATCTGAAAGATGGCTTTAAAACGCTCATCGACAAACGTGCGATAGACATCGTCCATCCCGACCTGGCTTCATCGGGTGGACTCCTGGAAACGAAGCGCATTGGCGACTATGCTGAAGAAAACGGGATTGCAATGGCCATGCACTTTGCCGGAACTCCCGTGAGCTTTATGGCCAATGTGCATTGTGCCGCAGCTACGCAGAATTTCCTCGCGCTTGAACACCACTCGGTGGATGTACCCTGGTGGGAAAGTCTGGTCAAAACCACAGATGGCCGCAGGCTGATCGACAAAGGCTTCGCCAATGTGCCGCTGGACGCACCCGGGCTGGGCATCGAGCTGAACGAAGAGGAAGTGAAAAAGCACCTGCTTCCAAAAGACAAAAGTTTCTTTGCACCTACGCCCGACTGGAACGACAAGCGCTCCCACGACCGGCTGTGGAGCTAG
- a CDS encoding RraA family protein produces MIKKTFFAGMVACCTLGAQAQSVSPTPDQLKAYTSAWKGERSADGRPRVSDAILARLKNISMEEAWGVLRNKGYNNQFEGDWQLIHTDSVMTGRVVTAQYVPLRPDLADLVKEMGKKEGRVQTGGTNSWPIDVLKEGDVYVADGYGKIADGTLIGDNLGNSIYAKSKRGVIFYGSVRDVEGLSEIKGFNAWTKGNDPSYIQQMMLSNINTPIRIGRATVLPGDVVLAKKYGTIFIPAHLVEDLVITSEVTALRDEFGHLRLREGKYTPGEIDTKWSDAIQKDFLNWVNNYPGKLPMTKKELDDYLKDRNY; encoded by the coding sequence ATGATCAAAAAAACCTTTTTCGCAGGGATGGTTGCATGCTGTACGCTCGGTGCGCAGGCGCAATCCGTCTCGCCTACGCCCGACCAGCTGAAAGCCTACACATCGGCCTGGAAAGGCGAACGTTCCGCCGACGGACGGCCCAGGGTTTCCGACGCGATACTGGCGCGCCTCAAAAACATTTCTATGGAAGAAGCCTGGGGCGTACTCCGGAACAAGGGCTACAACAATCAGTTTGAGGGAGACTGGCAGCTGATCCATACGGACAGCGTCATGACCGGGCGCGTCGTCACTGCCCAATACGTACCGCTCCGCCCTGACCTGGCCGATCTGGTCAAGGAAATGGGCAAGAAAGAAGGACGGGTACAAACCGGGGGTACCAACTCCTGGCCCATTGATGTTCTCAAAGAAGGCGATGTATACGTGGCCGACGGCTACGGCAAAATTGCCGACGGCACGCTGATCGGTGATAACCTGGGTAACTCTATCTATGCCAAATCGAAGCGTGGGGTGATCTTTTACGGGTCGGTCCGGGACGTGGAAGGGCTGAGCGAAATCAAGGGGTTCAATGCATGGACCAAAGGAAATGATCCTTCCTATATCCAGCAGATGATGCTGTCCAACATCAATACGCCGATCCGGATCGGCCGCGCCACCGTGCTGCCGGGGGATGTGGTACTGGCCAAAAAATACGGTACCATCTTCATTCCCGCTCACCTGGTGGAAGACCTTGTGATTACCTCTGAGGTAACAGCGCTGCGCGACGAGTTCGGGCACCTGCGCCTGCGCGAGGGCAAGTACACGCCCGGCGAGATCGACACCAAATGGTCCGATGCGATCCAGAAAGATTTCCTGAACTGGGTCAACAACTACCCCGGCAAGCTGCCGATGACCAAGAAGGAGCTGGATGATTATCTGAAAGACAGAAATTACTAG
- a CDS encoding SusD/RagB family nutrient-binding outer membrane lipoprotein produces the protein MKQLLSHITTLCLLVLVSSCDKGFEDVNKNPVLATSIDPGYLFSNAQFSSAIATQNYQLQIVQQINTPYTGVLEGGNHNAVSDPNSNANFNSLYLQNGPVNLLTTVISQTKDNPARSNLYHMARIWKSYVFMVLVDTYGDVPYFQAGKGFLEQINLPKYDDQKLIYDDLLKELSEGTKGLDASKAIEIGDLFYKGNIAQWKKLGNSLLLRAAMRYTKIDQNKAKQFVAVAVDPANGGLQSSNADNAFIAFNSTFNHPLANYFQGTERGNVYLGKAFVDYLKANADPRLSVIAVKYETPGNPIATAGAEDTNPANQEGMPYGYNESTIANAPGFPGKIGAAFKYSQINRKTLGKIDAPEFFITYSQTSLLLAEAVQRGWAAGDVKALYEAGVKAHMSQLATYDVAATIPAASQDAYLTAHPFTPANALEQINSQYWVSSFLNGSEAWANFRRSGFPALPVNTYPGKDPSVKDFIRRLVYPVRERSVNEANYREAVARMGPDELGTPVFWDK, from the coding sequence ATGAAACAACTTCTCTCACATATCACAACCCTCTGCCTCCTCGTCCTGGTCAGCTCCTGCGACAAGGGGTTTGAGGATGTGAACAAAAACCCGGTGCTGGCGACCAGCATTGATCCGGGTTACCTGTTCTCCAATGCACAGTTTTCGTCGGCGATCGCTACGCAGAACTATCAGCTTCAGATTGTGCAGCAGATCAATACACCTTACACGGGTGTGCTTGAAGGCGGCAACCACAATGCAGTGTCTGATCCAAATTCCAATGCGAACTTCAACTCGCTTTACCTGCAAAACGGTCCGGTGAACCTGCTGACAACTGTCATTTCTCAGACGAAAGACAATCCGGCCCGCAGTAACCTGTACCATATGGCGCGGATCTGGAAATCGTATGTGTTTATGGTTTTGGTAGATACCTATGGGGATGTCCCCTATTTCCAGGCAGGAAAAGGATTTCTTGAGCAGATCAACTTACCCAAATATGACGACCAGAAGCTGATTTACGACGACTTGCTGAAAGAGCTCAGCGAAGGCACCAAGGGTCTTGATGCAAGCAAGGCAATCGAAATCGGTGACCTGTTTTACAAGGGAAACATTGCACAATGGAAAAAACTGGGCAACTCGCTCCTTCTGCGTGCCGCGATGCGGTATACAAAAATTGACCAGAACAAGGCAAAACAGTTTGTGGCGGTAGCGGTGGATCCCGCGAACGGAGGTCTGCAGAGTTCCAATGCCGACAATGCATTCATCGCCTTTAACAGCACTTTCAACCATCCGCTGGCAAACTACTTTCAGGGTACCGAGCGAGGCAACGTATATCTTGGCAAAGCCTTTGTGGATTATCTGAAAGCCAATGCAGATCCCCGCCTGAGCGTCATTGCCGTGAAGTACGAAACCCCCGGCAACCCGATTGCCACCGCCGGAGCGGAGGACACCAATCCTGCCAACCAGGAAGGCATGCCCTACGGGTACAATGAATCGACCATTGCCAATGCGCCCGGCTTTCCCGGGAAGATCGGGGCTGCATTCAAATACTCGCAGATCAACCGTAAGACACTGGGCAAGATTGATGCACCCGAGTTTTTCATCACCTACTCGCAAACCTCGCTTTTACTGGCTGAAGCCGTACAGCGCGGCTGGGCTGCGGGAGATGTAAAAGCGTTGTACGAGGCTGGCGTAAAAGCACATATGTCGCAGCTGGCGACCTATGATGTGGCTGCGACAATCCCCGCGGCCAGTCAGGATGCCTACCTCACCGCCCACCCATTTACGCCGGCGAATGCATTGGAACAGATCAACAGCCAGTACTGGGTTTCCTCCTTCCTGAATGGTTCGGAAGCGTGGGCCAATTTCCGCCGGAGCGGCTTTCCTGCGTTGCCTGTAAATACCTATCCGGGTAAAGATCCTTCCGTCAAAGACTTTATCAGGAGATTGGTTTATCCGGTGCGCGAGCGTTCGGTGAATGAGGCCAATTACAGGGAAGCAGTAGCCCGCATGGGCCCTGATGAGTTAGGTACACCCGTTTTCTGGGACAAATAA
- a CDS encoding SusC/RagA family TonB-linked outer membrane protein, with protein sequence MKKHRHLFRLLHGTIHIAFFQLLIALISGGTSYAAPVDVQDILRQKVTIQLSNQEMKTVLTRLNKLTQLRFTYNSALLRSQRKVSVNAVERPLGDVLDDLFRPANITYKVEGKQVVLIKSTMQPASAVMELPASHLPDRTVSGRVLDEKGQPLPGVSIVLKESKAGTASNTEGAFQLTVPDNGGTLVFSYVGYTPREVALNAQSVYDVTLQPDVRNLEMVVVTALGIKRDAKKLGYSTATVNTEELTTNRTTNLGNSLQGKVAGLNVTPPASGPGGSTKIRIRGQSSFGGNNSPLIIVNGIPINNSSVSAGGSNGNGTGNPTGGSSDAGDGLQSINQDDIESMTVLKGAAAAALYGFRAKDGAIIITTKSGSKTTGIGVELNSNFQAQEALDYTDFQYEFGQGEFGKRPTSVAEAQSSGVFAFGERLDGAMSPQFDGSMRPYIAHKDRIKKFYRTGTSFTNSVALSGGNEKGNFRLSFANTDANAIMPNSDYHKKIFNLGLNYKFTKKLSAQLNANYSNEYNKNPPQIGIQDMNANTTIYTLATSIDAEWLKNRKDANGNEMPLARFTNRNNPYWVAYDRFENVRRDRIFGNTSVRYDFTDWLFVQGRIGQDYFTRPYNYNRPTGTRSIGAVTTGFNGYYYQDVATFRETNLDFLVGINRTFGDFGIDVTLGGNQMTQINDNLSTAVTNFYVRDLYTVANGQIKNPNYGYSKKKVNSFYGSAELSYKNFLFVNVTGRNDWFSTLNPASNSYLYPSVSGSFVFSQAFASAPEWLTYGKLRAAYAEVGGDTDPYSNNLYYGINANPFNGTALGNLPSTVAPNANLRPLKVKETELGLELKTFDSRLNLDMSVYRKNTVDEILNVDISNTSGFSQTKVNVGKLRNTGIEFLLTIVPARTEAFTWETSFNGSYNISKVIELAPGPPRQQRFDVGTGEFFGIVSHELNKPLASLRGFDYKRDAQGRIITAGGLFQQGELTTFGSAIPTWVGAWVNNFNVKGIRIGTQIDFKAGHKILSNSNLNFLREGISKPSLVGREGGVLFEGVTSDGLPNTTRVEAQQFYTQYRSTNLAAPFVYNGAFVRWRNLSVSYDLSRFVRDKTFVKGLSISAMCYNVLMIKKYIDNLDPEAAVSASDNLQGIETHTLPTTRSYGVNLNIKL encoded by the coding sequence ATGAAAAAACATCGACACCTTTTCCGGCTGCTTCATGGCACAATACACATTGCATTCTTCCAGCTTTTAATTGCCCTTATCTCCGGCGGGACAAGTTATGCAGCCCCTGTGGATGTGCAGGATATCCTGCGCCAGAAGGTTACCATTCAGTTGAGTAACCAGGAAATGAAGACTGTACTCACGCGCCTCAATAAGCTTACCCAGCTGCGCTTTACGTATAATTCGGCCCTGCTGCGTTCCCAGCGCAAAGTTTCGGTGAATGCGGTGGAGAGGCCGCTGGGTGATGTACTGGATGACCTTTTCAGGCCAGCCAACATCACGTACAAAGTGGAGGGTAAACAGGTGGTACTTATCAAAAGCACAATGCAGCCGGCCAGCGCTGTGATGGAGCTTCCTGCCAGTCACCTCCCCGACCGTACCGTGAGCGGCAGGGTACTCGACGAGAAAGGCCAGCCGCTTCCCGGCGTCAGCATTGTGCTGAAAGAAAGTAAGGCGGGAACTGCCAGCAATACGGAAGGCGCATTTCAGTTGACTGTGCCGGATAATGGCGGTACCCTGGTGTTTTCCTATGTAGGCTACACGCCCCGGGAGGTTGCTTTGAACGCACAGAGCGTGTACGACGTGACTTTGCAGCCTGATGTCCGTAACCTGGAAATGGTGGTTGTGACAGCGCTCGGTATCAAGCGGGATGCTAAAAAGCTGGGTTACTCGACGGCCACCGTCAATACCGAGGAGCTGACAACCAACCGCACAACCAACCTGGGTAACAGTCTGCAGGGCAAAGTGGCGGGGCTCAATGTAACGCCGCCAGCGAGCGGTCCGGGAGGTTCCACCAAAATCCGCATCCGCGGCCAATCCTCATTTGGCGGCAACAACTCGCCCCTCATCATTGTGAATGGTATTCCGATCAACAACAGCAGCGTCTCGGCGGGTGGATCCAATGGAAATGGTACGGGCAATCCCACGGGCGGTTCTTCGGATGCTGGTGACGGTCTGCAGAGCATCAACCAGGACGATATCGAGTCCATGACGGTGCTGAAAGGAGCTGCGGCAGCCGCATTGTACGGATTCCGGGCCAAGGACGGAGCGATCATTATCACCACCAAAAGCGGAAGCAAAACCACGGGGATCGGCGTGGAATTGAACTCCAATTTCCAGGCACAGGAGGCACTTGATTATACTGATTTTCAATACGAGTTTGGCCAGGGAGAATTTGGCAAAAGGCCTACTTCGGTAGCGGAAGCGCAAAGCTCGGGGGTTTTTGCTTTTGGTGAAAGGCTTGACGGTGCCATGTCCCCGCAGTTTGACGGCAGCATGCGCCCCTACATAGCACACAAAGACCGCATCAAGAAATTTTACCGCACCGGAACCAGCTTCACCAACTCGGTAGCACTTTCAGGCGGAAATGAGAAGGGAAATTTCCGGCTGTCATTTGCCAATACAGACGCGAATGCCATCATGCCGAACTCTGACTACCACAAGAAGATATTCAACCTGGGTCTGAACTATAAGTTTACCAAAAAGCTTTCTGCGCAGCTGAATGCAAACTACTCGAACGAGTACAACAAGAACCCGCCGCAGATCGGGATCCAGGACATGAATGCCAATACCACCATTTATACCCTGGCCACGAGCATTGATGCCGAGTGGCTCAAAAACCGGAAGGATGCTAACGGAAATGAGATGCCCCTGGCGCGTTTTACCAACCGTAACAACCCCTACTGGGTCGCTTATGACCGGTTTGAGAATGTGCGCCGCGACCGGATTTTTGGTAATACCTCTGTCCGCTACGATTTTACAGACTGGTTGTTTGTGCAGGGCCGCATCGGTCAGGATTATTTCACCAGACCTTACAACTACAACCGCCCGACCGGCACACGCTCCATCGGTGCTGTGACTACGGGTTTCAACGGGTATTACTACCAGGATGTAGCTACTTTCCGGGAGACCAACCTCGACTTCCTCGTGGGTATCAACCGGACGTTCGGCGATTTCGGGATCGATGTGACGCTCGGCGGCAACCAGATGACGCAGATCAATGATAATTTGTCTACGGCGGTCACCAACTTCTATGTCCGCGACTTGTATACCGTTGCAAACGGGCAGATCAAGAATCCAAATTATGGTTACAGCAAGAAGAAGGTCAACTCCTTCTATGGGTCTGCGGAGCTGTCTTACAAAAACTTTCTTTTCGTAAATGTCACAGGGCGGAACGACTGGTTTTCGACGCTCAATCCTGCATCCAACAGCTACCTCTACCCTTCTGTAAGCGGAAGCTTTGTATTCAGCCAGGCATTTGCCAGTGCACCTGAGTGGCTTACTTACGGCAAACTGCGCGCGGCTTATGCAGAAGTGGGCGGCGACACGGACCCGTACTCCAATAATCTTTATTACGGGATCAATGCAAACCCATTCAACGGAACTGCCCTGGGTAACCTGCCTTCGACGGTGGCGCCAAATGCAAACCTGAGACCATTGAAGGTGAAGGAAACCGAGCTGGGACTCGAACTGAAAACATTTGACAGCCGCCTTAACCTGGACATGTCAGTGTACCGCAAAAACACCGTTGATGAAATCCTGAACGTGGATATTTCGAACACATCGGGTTTCAGCCAGACGAAAGTGAATGTTGGCAAGCTGCGTAATACCGGTATTGAGTTCCTGCTTACCATTGTACCGGCGAGGACAGAGGCTTTCACCTGGGAAACCAGCTTTAACGGCAGCTATAATATCAGCAAAGTGATTGAGCTGGCACCGGGCCCGCCGCGGCAGCAGCGGTTTGACGTAGGCACGGGCGAGTTCTTCGGGATCGTGTCACACGAGCTCAACAAGCCGCTCGCGTCACTCCGGGGTTTTGATTACAAAAGAGATGCACAGGGGCGCATTATCACGGCAGGCGGCTTGTTCCAGCAGGGTGAGCTGACCACTTTCGGCAGCGCCATCCCTACCTGGGTGGGTGCCTGGGTCAACAATTTCAATGTAAAAGGTATCCGCATCGGAACCCAGATCGACTTCAAGGCGGGTCACAAAATCCTTTCCAACTCCAACCTGAACTTCCTGCGTGAAGGAATTTCCAAACCCTCACTCGTAGGTCGCGAAGGCGGTGTACTGTTCGAAGGGGTTACCTCCGACGGATTGCCAAACACGACCCGCGTGGAAGCGCAGCAGTTTTACACCCAATACCGCAGCACCAACCTGGCCGCCCCGTTTGTCTACAATGGCGCATTCGTGAGGTGGAGAAACCTGTCTGTGAGCTACGATCTTTCCCGCTTCGTAAGAGACAAGACGTTTGTCAAAGGGCTGAGCATTTCGGCCATGTGCTACAATGTGCTGATGATCAAAAAGTACATCGATAACCTTGATCCCGAGGCTGCTGTCTCCGCCTCCGACAACCTCCAGGGCATCGAAACCCACACCCTACCCACCACCCGGAGCTATGGGGTTAATTTGAATATTAAGTTGTAA
- a CDS encoding FecR family protein, which produces MLDYEDYSPEDFAADPTFRKWVLNPDPEVTRFWDGWQQDHPEQSIRLHQARELLLAVQALYSDALTGDTIRRESLEIARLAGTRPIPASRRFQIWGVSSRKIAASVLMVASLTWVVTRWLPETPAAHTIIAARADSLIVKTNDTAGEMTILLADNSVAILGPGSSITYPRRFGLGDRQVRLSGEAFFDVARDPQRPFLVYANETVTRVLGTSFRVRAFTKENTVTVLVKTGRVSVYPEKTHQNGKMETDPERDGLVLMPNQQGVFIRDQHRLEKSAVANRALLTESVMSRELIFDDRPVTEVLRTMEKAYGIHIQCDTGLLARCSISAQFSDENLKQRLNAICEAIGATYEMVDGQVLIHSKGCS; this is translated from the coding sequence ATGCTGGATTATGAAGATTATTCACCGGAGGATTTTGCAGCTGACCCAACTTTCAGAAAGTGGGTACTGAATCCTGATCCGGAGGTAACCCGTTTTTGGGACGGCTGGCAGCAGGACCATCCCGAACAAAGTATCAGGCTCCACCAGGCCCGGGAGCTTTTACTTGCTGTGCAGGCATTGTATTCCGATGCGCTCACCGGTGATACGATCCGCCGTGAAAGTCTGGAAATCGCCCGTCTAGCGGGCACACGGCCCATACCTGCTTCCAGGAGATTCCAAATCTGGGGGGTAAGCAGCCGGAAGATTGCCGCATCGGTTTTGATGGTGGCATCACTCACCTGGGTGGTGACCAGATGGTTGCCGGAAACTCCCGCAGCTCACACTATAATAGCCGCCAGGGCCGACAGTCTGATTGTAAAAACAAATGACACCGCAGGTGAAATGACCATTCTGCTCGCCGACAACAGCGTGGCAATACTCGGCCCGGGTAGCTCTATCACCTACCCCAGGCGGTTCGGCTTGGGCGATCGGCAGGTCAGACTTTCCGGCGAGGCATTCTTTGATGTTGCACGTGACCCGCAGCGGCCCTTTTTGGTGTATGCCAACGAAACCGTAACGCGTGTGCTCGGTACCAGTTTCAGGGTCAGGGCATTTACAAAAGAAAACACGGTAACCGTACTGGTCAAAACCGGGAGGGTGTCTGTTTATCCTGAAAAAACGCACCAGAACGGCAAAATGGAGACCGATCCGGAGCGAGATGGGCTGGTACTGATGCCCAACCAGCAGGGCGTGTTCATCCGCGACCAGCACCGGCTCGAAAAAAGCGCAGTAGCGAACCGTGCCCTGCTGACCGAATCAGTCATGTCGCGCGAGCTCATTTTTGACGATCGCCCCGTTACCGAGGTACTGCGCACGATGGAAAAGGCTTACGGCATTCATATCCAATGTGATACCGGGCTGCTGGCGCGATGCAGCATCAGCGCGCAATTCAGCGATGAAAATCTGAAACAGCGCCTGAATGCAATTTGTGAAGCCATCGGTGCGACTTACGAGATGGTGGATGGACAGGTGCTCATCCATTCCAAGGGATGCAGCTGA